One stretch of Shewanella sp. Arc9-LZ DNA includes these proteins:
- the msrA gene encoding peptide-methionine (S)-S-oxide reductase MsrA, whose translation MKSTLVLTIFAASLLSYASNATADKTILAGGCFWCMESDFEKLDGVTDVVSGFTGGNIKDPTYNGNHRGHYEAVEITYDPSKVSYTELLEHYWVNIDPFDASGQFCDKGSSYLSAIFVANDTERQIAQQSKYKVEKQFPNNKVVTPILNASTFYPIKGDESYHQDYYKNNPIRYNAYRWNCGRDKRLNEIWGDKATH comes from the coding sequence ATGAAAAGCACACTAGTGTTAACGATATTTGCAGCAAGTTTATTGTCTTATGCATCTAATGCCACAGCAGATAAAACCATTTTAGCTGGTGGATGTTTTTGGTGTATGGAATCAGATTTTGAAAAGCTTGATGGCGTAACCGATGTGGTCTCAGGATTTACTGGCGGAAACATCAAAGACCCTACCTATAATGGTAACCACCGTGGTCATTATGAAGCGGTTGAAATAACATACGATCCTAGCAAAGTGAGCTACACAGAGCTGTTAGAACATTACTGGGTCAACATTGATCCTTTTGATGCAAGCGGACAGTTTTGCGATAAAGGTTCTAGCTATTTAAGTGCTATTTTTGTGGCAAACGACACCGAGCGACAAATTGCCCAACAGTCTAAATACAAAGTAGAAAAGCAGTTTCCGAATAATAAAGTGGTCACGCCAATTTTAAATGCGTCTACATTTTATCCTATAAAAGGTGATGAAAGTTATCATCAGGATTACTATAAAAACAACCCTATTAGATACAATGCTTACCGCTGGAACTGCGGCAGAGACAAAAGATTAAATGAAATTTGGGGCGATAAAGCAACACATTAG
- a CDS encoding efflux RND transporter permease subunit — MLASVIRFSLTQRLFVLIVALILMLAGTRAWFNIPLDAFPDISPTQVKIILKAPGMTPEEIEAQITVPVETELLGIPNQAILRSTTKYAISDITLDFTEGTDIYWARQQVSERLAAVWDSFPEGVSGGVAPMSTPLSEIFMFTLENPNLSLMERRQLLEWEVRPLLRTVAGVADVNILGGYAKSFSISPNPSAMAAAGVSFADLQQAITDNNHNEGAGKLTIGTDTIIVRSEGRVDDIDELKQLVIKADDAQVYRLIDLADVQIGHLARYGAVSKDGEEAAEALIIALKDANTAQVVTNIKAKLAQINTSLPEGSELNVFYDRANLINTAIDTISSALFEAVLLVIVLLALFLGNVRAALVVSLSLPLAALMTFLMMDLFNLSANLMSLGGLVIAIGMLVDSSVVVVENMVNLIATKQRLPRLHLIYRATKEVAIPVVSGTVIVMIVFSPLLTLTGLEGKLFTPVAVTIVFAMLSALVLSLTVIPVIASYLVNEKSAQEPKAIEKLKAAYLSSLKKTFTYKKPFIIVSFTLLVVSLGLFSLVGKTFMPTLDEGDIILQLEKSPSISLEASIAIDKQIQITLLDKVPEIKQMVARTGSDEIGLDPMGLNETDVFLELAPRDEWRFADKTQLIDAIRTELLNFPGVNFNFTQPIQMRVSEMLTGSIGDVAIKVFGTDIDTLGQLTAQIEQLVSDTSGSIDVKMAMIEGSPFINLTLDNELARGFGMSTMEFSRYLKSQLEGVVVTEVLQGKKRTPVLIANNQGGLSSINELQNQLLVMPDHSLKRLTDIAKLTYKEGPILIEREQGDRFSVITTNVQGRDIVSFVEELNAKIDAEVKLPSGYSVSFGGEFENQQRATNNLLLVIPVAIALITLILFTTFGSLAKAGLILANVPFAMMGGIVSLYVSGEYLSVPASVGFIALLGVAVLNGVVMVSYYEQTKHVFSSLLARVEQGAARRLRPILMTATTAMFGLMPLVFASGPGAEIQKPLAIVVIGGLLTSTITTLYLLPILYYWLEKRQ; from the coding sequence ATGCTCGCTTCTGTGATTCGTTTTTCGCTAACTCAGCGCTTGTTTGTGCTGATCGTAGCGTTGATTTTAATGTTAGCGGGTACTCGTGCCTGGTTTAATATTCCTCTTGATGCCTTTCCTGATATTTCGCCTACGCAAGTGAAGATTATTTTAAAAGCGCCGGGCATGACGCCTGAAGAAATTGAAGCGCAAATTACTGTACCGGTTGAAACAGAGCTTTTAGGGATCCCAAATCAAGCCATTTTACGCTCCACTACTAAGTATGCCATTAGTGATATTACCTTAGATTTTACTGAAGGAACTGATATCTATTGGGCTAGGCAGCAGGTCAGCGAGCGACTAGCGGCGGTATGGGACAGTTTTCCTGAAGGTGTCTCTGGTGGTGTGGCACCGATGAGTACGCCGTTAAGTGAAATCTTTATGTTTACACTTGAAAACCCTAACTTATCGTTAATGGAACGTCGGCAATTGCTGGAATGGGAAGTCAGACCCTTGCTGCGTACCGTTGCTGGTGTGGCTGATGTGAATATTTTAGGCGGCTATGCCAAAAGTTTTAGCATTAGTCCTAATCCTTCAGCCATGGCTGCCGCTGGCGTCAGTTTTGCAGATTTGCAACAGGCGATTACTGACAATAATCATAATGAAGGTGCCGGTAAATTAACCATTGGTACTGATACCATTATTGTGCGTTCAGAAGGGCGAGTTGATGATATTGATGAACTAAAACAGTTAGTGATTAAGGCGGATGATGCGCAAGTTTATCGCTTGATAGATTTAGCTGACGTACAGATTGGCCATTTAGCACGCTATGGCGCGGTATCAAAAGACGGTGAAGAGGCGGCTGAAGCCTTAATTATTGCACTTAAAGATGCCAATACTGCCCAAGTAGTCACCAATATTAAAGCAAAGTTAGCGCAAATTAATACTTCGTTGCCCGAAGGCAGCGAGCTTAACGTTTTTTATGATCGTGCTAATTTAATTAATACCGCGATTGATACCATTTCAAGTGCGTTATTTGAAGCCGTGTTGTTAGTGATTGTATTACTAGCGCTGTTTTTAGGTAATGTCAGGGCCGCTTTAGTTGTGTCATTGTCTTTGCCTCTTGCGGCATTAATGACGTTTTTGATGATGGATTTATTTAATCTGTCAGCAAATTTAATGAGTCTAGGTGGCTTAGTCATCGCGATTGGTATGTTGGTTGATTCATCTGTGGTAGTGGTTGAGAACATGGTCAATCTTATTGCGACTAAGCAACGTTTGCCGCGTTTACACCTTATTTATCGTGCGACTAAAGAGGTGGCTATTCCAGTTGTATCTGGCACTGTCATTGTGATGATTGTATTTTCTCCCTTACTGACATTAACCGGCTTAGAGGGCAAATTATTTACGCCCGTGGCTGTCACGATTGTCTTTGCCATGTTATCGGCATTGGTGTTGTCGCTTACGGTTATTCCAGTCATTGCATCTTATCTGGTTAACGAAAAGTCTGCACAAGAGCCTAAAGCGATAGAGAAACTAAAAGCGGCTTATTTGAGCAGTTTAAAAAAGACGTTTACCTATAAAAAGCCGTTTATCATCGTGTCGTTTACGCTGTTAGTGGTGAGTTTAGGGCTATTTAGTCTTGTGGGTAAAACCTTTATGCCGACATTGGATGAAGGCGATATTATTTTACAGCTAGAAAAATCACCTTCTATTTCGCTTGAAGCGTCGATTGCTATCGACAAGCAAATTCAAATTACCTTGCTTGATAAGGTGCCAGAAATTAAACAAATGGTTGCGCGGACCGGTTCTGATGAAATTGGTTTAGATCCTATGGGGCTAAATGAAACCGATGTATTTTTGGAACTCGCACCGCGAGACGAGTGGCGCTTTGCTGACAAGACGCAACTGATTGATGCTATTCGCACTGAACTGCTTAATTTTCCTGGAGTAAATTTTAATTTTACTCAACCTATTCAGATGCGCGTCTCTGAAATGCTTACTGGCAGTATTGGTGATGTGGCCATCAAAGTCTTTGGTACCGATATTGATACACTTGGGCAATTAACGGCCCAAATTGAGCAGCTTGTCAGTGACACCAGTGGCAGTATCGATGTAAAAATGGCCATGATTGAGGGCAGTCCATTTATTAACTTAACCCTAGATAATGAGCTGGCACGTGGCTTTGGCATGAGCACCATGGAGTTTTCGCGGTATTTAAAAAGCCAACTTGAAGGTGTTGTTGTGACCGAAGTGCTGCAAGGTAAAAAGCGTACCCCAGTATTGATCGCCAATAATCAAGGCGGGTTGAGTAGTATTAATGAGCTGCAGAATCAATTGTTGGTGATGCCTGATCATTCATTAAAACGTCTTACCGATATCGCTAAATTAACCTACAAAGAAGGCCCTATTTTAATTGAACGCGAACAAGGTGATCGTTTTTCGGTGATTACGACTAACGTGCAAGGCCGAGACATAGTCAGTTTTGTTGAAGAACTCAACGCGAAAATTGACGCTGAGGTTAAGTTACCTAGCGGTTACAGTGTCAGTTTTGGTGGCGAGTTTGAAAATCAACAACGTGCCACTAATAACTTATTACTGGTTATTCCCGTCGCCATTGCGCTTATTACTCTCATTTTGTTTACCACTTTTGGTTCGCTTGCTAAAGCGGGCTTGATTTTGGCTAACGTCCCCTTTGCTATGATGGGCGGGATCGTGAGCTTGTATGTTTCGGGCGAGTATTTATCTGTGCCTGCTTCGGTTGGTTTTATTGCATTACTCGGCGTCGCGGTACTTAACGGTGTGGTGATGGTGAGTTATTACGAGCAGACCAAACATGTCTTTAGCAGTTTATTGGCGCGAGTCGAACAAGGTGCAGCAAGACGTTTACGGCCTATTTTGATGACCGCCACGACAGCCATGTTTGGCTTGATGCCATTGGTGTTTGCATCGGGCCCTGGTGCTGAAATCCAAAAGCCATTGGCCATTGTTGTTATTGGCGGTTTGCTGACATCAACCATTACAACCCTTTATTTGTTACCAATCCTTTATTACTGGCTGGAGAAACGTCAATGA
- a CDS encoding LysR family transcriptional regulator: MLLEDLYVVLKVAEFRSITAAATNLDMRTATASAALKRVEANLGVELFIRTTRQLRLSSAGEKYIPQCEQAMLMLEQAKQNMKGELDIIDGDLRLAISSDLGRNIVIPWLDEFMDTHSKVSLRVSISDANVDFYRDAVDLALRYGSPNDANLYGFKICNVPRLICASQTYLDKFGTPTHPQELAEHNALLYQLQNLTHDIWEFTKADNSIKVKVSGDRVANDADLVRRWCVNGKGISAKSCLDMSHDLLTNNLVRIMADYPVKSTELWLVFPSRQSITPAARLLRDMLKDKTRSILLQLIEKGILDKSVLD, encoded by the coding sequence ATGTTATTAGAAGACCTTTATGTGGTGCTTAAAGTCGCAGAGTTTCGCAGCATCACTGCAGCGGCAACCAATCTAGACATGCGCACCGCCACCGCCAGTGCAGCACTAAAGCGAGTAGAAGCTAACTTAGGCGTAGAGTTATTTATTCGCACCACCCGGCAACTTCGTTTATCGAGCGCTGGCGAAAAGTATATACCGCAGTGTGAGCAAGCCATGTTAATGCTGGAGCAAGCAAAGCAAAACATGAAAGGTGAGCTGGACATTATTGATGGTGACTTACGCTTAGCCATATCATCGGATCTGGGGCGTAATATTGTAATCCCTTGGCTTGATGAATTTATGGATACTCATTCAAAAGTGAGTTTGAGAGTCAGCATTAGTGATGCCAACGTTGACTTTTATCGCGACGCTGTCGATTTAGCTTTACGTTATGGTTCACCTAATGATGCTAATTTATACGGCTTTAAAATTTGTAATGTGCCAAGGCTAATTTGTGCATCACAAACTTACCTTGATAAATTTGGCACCCCAACACATCCACAAGAATTGGCAGAACATAATGCCCTGCTATATCAATTACAAAACTTAACTCACGACATCTGGGAGTTCACCAAAGCTGACAACAGTATTAAAGTAAAAGTATCCGGTGACCGGGTTGCCAATGATGCAGACTTAGTTAGACGTTGGTGCGTTAATGGCAAAGGAATATCAGCTAAGTCATGCTTAGACATGTCACATGACTTACTGACCAATAACCTAGTGAGGATAATGGCGGACTATCCCGTTAAATCCACTGAACTCTGGTTGGTATTTCCTAGCAGACAATCTATTACACCCGCAGCGCGATTACTGCGTGACATGCTTAAAGACAAAACTCGCAGTATTTTGTTGCAACTAATAGAGAAAGGAATACTCGATAAAAGCGTGTTGGATTGA
- a CDS encoding DNA topoisomerase III: protein MILYIAEKPSLGRAIADVLPKPHKKGDGFITAANGDCVSWCIGHLLEQAEPDAYDDAFKSWKLEHLPIVPQTWKLQPKPKTRSQLTVLRKLVKQASSIINAGDPDREGQLLVDEVISYLGVKGDKLSQVQRLLISDLNPQAVKRALGQLRSNREFIPLSTSALARSRADWLYGMNMTRAYTIQGRKVGYQGVLSVGRVQTPLLGLVVRRDDEIADFKPKAFYEVLAHLLTDQQQAFTAKWQPSEACQPYMDEDGRVLAKGLAENVVARINGKPAEVTKIEAKDKRQNPPLPYSLSALQIDAAKRFGLSAKEVLDTCQSLYERHKLITYPRSDSRYLPKEQHALATKVLDAVLKGASGLIEGCESPNSKLKSKAWDDTKVDAHHAIVPTEKVANLSALSSNEAKLYQHVARQYLAQFYPAYIYAETAVEVTIAGGLFTTKARQDKTLGWKQLFKRSATANQASSNSTSSDDDNEDAVQSLPPLVKGQILHCQRGELLQKMTQAPKHFTDATLLGAMTGISRYVTNSEIKKILKETDGLGTEATRAGIIELLFKRGYLVRQGKAIKATPVGVGLIRSLPDSATTPDMTALWENSLDAISQKRLKYDAFMQPLLSQLDGLITQASSQLPSALQGVASSAPKRSFKKTYKKKTKAKVK, encoded by the coding sequence ATGATTTTATATATTGCTGAAAAACCCAGTCTAGGTCGTGCTATTGCCGATGTTCTGCCAAAACCACATAAAAAAGGTGATGGCTTTATCACTGCTGCTAATGGTGATTGCGTCTCATGGTGTATTGGCCATTTATTAGAGCAAGCCGAACCCGATGCCTATGACGATGCATTTAAGTCGTGGAAACTCGAACACCTTCCCATCGTGCCGCAAACGTGGAAGCTACAACCTAAACCTAAAACGCGCAGCCAACTTACGGTGTTACGAAAATTGGTCAAGCAAGCATCATCGATCATTAATGCTGGCGATCCAGACCGTGAAGGGCAGTTGCTGGTCGATGAAGTGATTTCTTATCTGGGTGTAAAAGGAGACAAGCTGAGTCAAGTTCAGCGCTTGTTAATCAGTGACTTAAACCCACAAGCGGTAAAACGTGCTTTAGGGCAATTACGCAGTAACCGAGAGTTTATTCCATTATCGACCTCTGCATTGGCCCGCAGCCGTGCTGATTGGCTATATGGCATGAACATGACCCGAGCCTACACGATTCAAGGCCGTAAAGTCGGCTATCAAGGCGTGTTGTCGGTTGGTCGAGTACAAACACCTTTGCTGGGGCTCGTCGTTCGTCGTGATGATGAGATTGCCGATTTCAAACCTAAAGCTTTTTATGAAGTCTTAGCGCATTTACTCACTGACCAACAACAAGCATTTACTGCCAAATGGCAACCTAGCGAAGCATGTCAGCCATATATGGATGAAGACGGCCGAGTATTAGCTAAAGGCTTAGCCGAAAATGTCGTTGCCCGTATCAATGGAAAACCAGCGGAAGTCACTAAAATTGAAGCTAAAGATAAGCGCCAAAACCCACCATTACCTTACAGCTTATCGGCACTGCAAATAGATGCAGCTAAACGTTTTGGTCTGTCAGCGAAAGAGGTACTGGATACTTGCCAAAGTTTGTATGAGCGCCACAAATTGATTACTTATCCGCGCTCAGACAGTCGCTATTTACCTAAAGAACAGCATGCTTTGGCAACAAAAGTATTGGACGCCGTGCTCAAAGGCGCTTCAGGCTTAATTGAGGGTTGTGAGTCTCCTAATAGCAAACTTAAATCTAAAGCGTGGGATGACACTAAAGTAGATGCTCACCATGCGATTGTGCCAACTGAAAAGGTCGCTAATTTATCGGCATTATCAAGTAACGAAGCTAAGTTATATCAACACGTGGCAAGGCAATATTTAGCCCAGTTCTATCCCGCTTATATCTATGCAGAAACCGCAGTTGAAGTGACCATTGCTGGTGGCTTATTTACCACTAAAGCACGTCAAGATAAAACCTTAGGCTGGAAACAACTGTTTAAACGTTCTGCCACTGCAAATCAAGCTAGTTCTAATTCAACTAGCAGTGACGACGACAATGAAGACGCGGTACAGTCTTTGCCTCCACTGGTTAAAGGTCAAATTTTGCATTGTCAGCGTGGTGAATTACTACAGAAAATGACCCAAGCGCCGAAGCATTTTACCGATGCCACTTTATTAGGTGCAATGACCGGCATTAGCCGTTATGTGACAAACAGCGAGATTAAAAAAATCCTTAAAGAAACCGATGGCTTAGGCACAGAGGCCACCCGGGCCGGCATTATTGAATTATTGTTTAAACGCGGATATTTGGTTCGCCAGGGTAAAGCCATTAAAGCGACGCCTGTGGGAGTTGGCTTAATACGCAGTTTACCCGATTCGGCCACCACACCCGACATGACTGCTTTATGGGAAAACAGCCTCGATGCTATCAGCCAAAAACGTTTAAAGTATGATGCTTTTATGCAGCCATTGTTGAGCCAATTAGATGGTCTTATCACTCAAGCATCGAGTCAATTACCCTCAGCATTACAAGGTGTTGCCAGTAGCGCGCCAAAGCGCAGTTTTAAAAAAACGTATAAAAAGAAGACTAAAGCAAAAGTGAAATAG
- a CDS encoding tRNA (adenine(22)-N(1))-methyltransferase TrmK, producing the protein MKLGHRLAHINMMIPNGYTHIWDCCCDHGLLGAALLDRHAAIIHFVDIVPALMQQLTAKLERFYPQQNPPKWQVHCVDVSAIPLDQDEHTPLVIVAGVGGDLMIEFVRSLCQQYSNRKIDFILCPVHHQYELRQQLIKLNCELIDEKLIEENRRFYEILYIRRDPKLPTNVANDSLTDMDPIGSVIWQASDAVQQDIAMRYLAKTIAHYSRINQSRSGNTSQALKEYQQVNIALK; encoded by the coding sequence ATGAAACTCGGCCACCGCTTAGCACATATCAACATGATGATCCCCAATGGTTACACTCATATTTGGGATTGCTGTTGCGACCATGGATTACTCGGCGCCGCGTTGCTAGACAGACATGCTGCTATAATCCATTTTGTCGACATTGTGCCAGCATTGATGCAGCAGTTAACCGCCAAGCTCGAACGTTTTTACCCACAGCAAAACCCACCAAAATGGCAAGTACATTGTGTTGATGTGTCAGCGATCCCTTTGGATCAAGATGAGCATACACCCTTAGTGATTGTTGCCGGAGTGGGTGGAGATTTGATGATCGAGTTTGTTAGGTCACTTTGCCAGCAATATTCGAACCGAAAAATCGATTTTATCTTGTGTCCAGTTCATCATCAATATGAGTTACGCCAACAACTTATCAAGCTTAATTGTGAATTAATTGACGAAAAACTGATTGAAGAAAACCGTCGTTTCTACGAAATCCTTTATATCAGACGTGATCCCAAACTCCCCACGAATGTTGCTAATGATTCGCTTACAGACATGGACCCTATAGGCAGTGTAATTTGGCAAGCGAGTGATGCTGTACAGCAAGACATTGCTATGCGTTATTTAGCTAAAACGATTGCGCACTACAGTCGCATCAATCAATCTCGTTCAGGAAACACCTCTCAAGCACTAAAAGAGTATCAACAGGTAAACATCGCTTTAAAATAA
- a CDS encoding zinc-binding alcohol dehydrogenase family protein, producing the protein MKAIGYKQSLEISNPESLIDVTLDQPIATGRDLLIKVNAIAVNPADYKVRLNMPPADGEVKVIGWDAVGEVIATGDKASQFKPGDVVYYAGDITRTGSNAEYQLVDERLVGMKPKSLSNAEAAALPLTAITAWELLFEHLSIKQQSPGAVEKSNEVILVVGAAGGVGSIFVQLAKAITGATIIGTASRASSSEWVKKLGADYVVDHTKPLVAQIAALNIGPVTHVASLNSTDTYFDSYTELLAPFGKIAMIDDPVALDVTKLKLKSLSLHWEFMFARSMFNAVDMDEQGRLLNRVADLVDQGFIQTTLGQHMGAINAANLRAAHEALEAGRAIGKIVLEGF; encoded by the coding sequence ATGAAAGCTATTGGATATAAACAGTCTCTTGAAATTTCGAACCCAGAATCATTAATCGATGTGACATTGGATCAACCCATTGCAACAGGCCGTGATTTATTGATTAAAGTTAATGCCATCGCCGTTAACCCTGCCGATTATAAAGTGCGCTTAAACATGCCACCGGCAGACGGTGAAGTAAAAGTGATTGGTTGGGACGCGGTTGGCGAAGTCATTGCAACGGGTGATAAGGCAAGTCAATTTAAACCGGGTGATGTGGTGTACTATGCTGGTGATATTACTCGCACAGGAAGTAACGCTGAATATCAGTTAGTAGATGAACGCTTAGTGGGCATGAAGCCTAAGAGTTTATCGAATGCAGAAGCTGCTGCACTACCTTTAACGGCGATAACAGCATGGGAATTGTTGTTTGAACATTTATCGATTAAGCAGCAAAGCCCTGGCGCTGTAGAGAAATCAAACGAAGTGATTTTGGTTGTTGGCGCAGCGGGTGGTGTGGGTTCTATATTTGTACAATTGGCTAAAGCCATTACGGGTGCAACCATTATTGGTACCGCATCACGTGCCAGCTCAAGTGAGTGGGTTAAGAAATTGGGTGCGGACTATGTTGTCGACCACACTAAACCGCTTGTTGCGCAAATAGCGGCATTAAACATTGGCCCTGTTACTCATGTTGCGAGCCTAAACAGCACCGATACTTATTTTGACAGTTACACAGAGTTATTAGCACCGTTTGGTAAGATTGCGATGATTGACGATCCAGTTGCGCTTGATGTGACTAAATTAAAGCTAAAGAGTTTGTCATTACATTGGGAGTTTATGTTTGCTCGTTCGATGTTTAACGCAGTCGATATGGATGAGCAGGGACGTTTACTTAACCGAGTAGCGGATCTTGTCGACCAAGGTTTTATTCAAACTACGTTAGGCCAGCACATGGGCGCAATAAATGCTGCAAATCTTCGTGCTGCACATGAGGCGTTAGAAGCTGGCCGTGCGATTGGTAAAATTGTGTTAGAAGGGTTTTAA
- a CDS encoding DUF3240 family protein has translation MITEQLLVLIAQNDIKDDIVDTLIELEFLSGFSLGNICGFSREHSHFNIKEQVEGYREFCKFEIMHPVDHQDALLGALSAVCKHNPCRYWITPIIHTGTLC, from the coding sequence ATGATCACGGAGCAATTGTTAGTGCTGATCGCCCAAAATGATATTAAGGACGACATCGTTGATACCTTGATTGAGCTTGAGTTTTTATCTGGTTTTAGCCTAGGTAATATTTGCGGTTTTAGCCGCGAACACAGCCATTTTAATATCAAAGAGCAAGTTGAAGGCTACAGGGAATTTTGTAAGTTTGAAATTATGCATCCTGTGGATCATCAAGATGCGTTATTAGGTGCCTTGTCTGCGGTTTGTAAACATAATCCGTGTCGATATTGGATTACACCCATTATTCATACAGGCACTTTGTGCTAG
- a CDS encoding membrane fusion-like protein: protein MMAKFGTSLLCITIGLSSAFVRAETISLSELGHLDVSYMSPKKVASYEGSPLPAQIARLPGNDYWVMTPENIQQVTFLVGQGQVVTKDQAIVRLTGPEVFHFLAQIEAAKSLYDLAKQRYDRNLPLLKNGSIGSDKWREISQDYFSAHLEYEHMQHFMEMVQSIDADTESLVVMAPVAGIVNLNYLNSPYSAGVQLFSLIPTDSIRVKVSVPMSQSTSLSAVNINQCHIAIDEVSAIADGVFLTAWSTPVPQTCNLLLGQQITVIPEYQKAVYLVPKISVFTWQQDSQIFTQKDQTLSSLSIDVLGSTADDYIVASDQDLSQIKVLSQSVAAVKGILLGLGGE, encoded by the coding sequence ATGATGGCCAAATTTGGCACCAGCCTTTTATGTATCACAATTGGTTTATCATCGGCGTTTGTTCGTGCTGAAACCATATCTCTTAGCGAGTTAGGTCACTTAGACGTGAGTTATATGTCGCCTAAAAAAGTGGCCAGTTATGAAGGTAGTCCTCTTCCTGCACAAATAGCCCGTTTACCCGGTAACGATTATTGGGTTATGACGCCTGAAAATATTCAGCAAGTCACGTTTTTAGTGGGACAGGGGCAAGTTGTCACCAAAGACCAAGCCATTGTCAGATTAACTGGACCGGAAGTGTTTCATTTTTTAGCTCAAATAGAGGCGGCCAAAAGCCTATACGATCTTGCTAAACAGCGTTATGACCGTAATTTGCCTTTATTAAAAAATGGCAGCATTGGCTCTGATAAGTGGCGCGAGATCAGCCAAGATTACTTTAGTGCTCACCTTGAATACGAACACATGCAGCACTTTATGGAGATGGTGCAAAGCATTGATGCAGATACTGAATCGCTGGTGGTCATGGCTCCTGTGGCGGGCATTGTTAATCTTAATTATCTAAATAGCCCCTACAGTGCTGGGGTGCAATTATTCTCGCTTATTCCTACCGATAGTATTCGGGTGAAAGTCAGTGTGCCTATGAGTCAGTCAACCTCGTTATCTGCGGTGAACATTAATCAATGTCATATTGCCATTGATGAAGTGTCTGCAATTGCTGATGGGGTATTTTTAACAGCTTGGTCTACCCCTGTACCACAAACGTGCAATTTACTCTTAGGGCAACAAATTACTGTGATACCTGAATATCAAAAAGCCGTGTATTTGGTGCCTAAAATTAGTGTGTTCACTTGGCAACAAGATAGCCAGATTTTTACCCAAAAAGACCAAACATTGTCTTCATTGAGTATCGATGTATTAGGCTCTACTGCAGATGATTATATTGTCGCGAGTGATCAAGATTTGAGTCAAATTAAAGTCTTGTCTCAATCTGTCGCGGCAGTGAAAGGTATACTGCTTGGTTTAGGAGGCGAATAA
- a CDS encoding copper resistance protein CopC — protein MRVYRCLTMIFFALLVPNNIYASELSAKNSDVTIEFTIEPTRSLKVTFESSVTLHSIVIRNNDGYLLNLDVQVPKDPGTIFYFNLPKLPPAKYLVRWKSQLNGGPISLGEATLTLNDDTYPRPSTKKPKYDILHRKLHG, from the coding sequence ATGAGAGTTTATCGTTGCCTAACCATGATCTTTTTCGCTTTGCTGGTACCAAATAATATATATGCTAGTGAGCTTTCTGCGAAGAATAGCGATGTGACGATTGAGTTTACTATCGAGCCTACGCGATCTTTGAAGGTAACGTTTGAAAGTAGTGTGACTTTGCATTCAATAGTCATTAGAAATAATGATGGTTATTTACTTAACTTAGATGTTCAAGTGCCAAAAGATCCTGGGACTATTTTTTATTTTAATCTTCCTAAGTTACCTCCAGCTAAGTATCTTGTTAGATGGAAAAGTCAGCTTAATGGTGGCCCAATAAGCCTTGGTGAAGCAACGTTAACCTTAAATGATGACACCTATCCACGGCCTTCTACTAAAAAACCAAAGTACGATATTTTACATAGAAAACTACATGGGTAG